The Saccharomonospora glauca K62 genome has a segment encoding these proteins:
- a CDS encoding RidA family protein, producing the protein MKWSAKLDQLGIELPEVAAPVAAYVPAVRTGSYVYTSGQLPFVGGELAATGKVGAEVSPEEAKQYARTAALNGLAAIHDLVGIDSVVRVVKVVGYVASSEGFGGQPAVVNGASELLGEIFGDAGAHARSAVGVAELPLGAPVEVELVVEVE; encoded by the coding sequence ATGAAGTGGAGCGCAAAGCTCGATCAGCTCGGTATCGAACTGCCCGAGGTCGCGGCTCCGGTCGCGGCTTACGTCCCCGCCGTGCGCACCGGTTCGTACGTCTACACGTCGGGGCAGCTTCCGTTCGTCGGCGGTGAGCTGGCGGCCACCGGCAAGGTCGGTGCGGAGGTCAGCCCCGAGGAGGCCAAGCAGTACGCGCGCACGGCCGCGCTGAACGGCCTCGCCGCCATTCACGACCTCGTGGGCATCGACTCGGTAGTGCGGGTCGTGAAGGTCGTCGGATACGTCGCGTCGAGTGAGGGATTCGGCGGGCAGCCCGCCGTCGTCAACGGCGCCTCGGAACTGTTGGGAGAGATCTTCGGGGACGCGGGCGCGCACGCGCGGTCGGCCGTGGGGGTCGCCGAGCTGCCGCTGGGGGCCCCGGTGGAGGTCGAGCTCGTCGTGGAGGTCGAATGA
- a CDS encoding DUF4177 domain-containing protein, with amino-acid sequence MSATKWEYATVPLLIHATKQILDQWGEDGWELVTVLPNPSGEQHVAYLKRPKD; translated from the coding sequence ATGAGTGCCACGAAGTGGGAGTACGCAACGGTCCCTCTGCTGATCCACGCCACCAAGCAGATCCTCGACCAGTGGGGCGAGGACGGTTGGGAACTGGTCACGGTGCTGCCCAACCCGAGCGGCGAGCAGCACGTCGCCTACCTCAAGCGGCCGAAGGACTGA
- a CDS encoding ArsA-related P-loop ATPase, with translation MTPLPGWTDELTRTRLHFVTGKGGTGKTTLAASLGLALARGGRRVLLVEVEGRQGFAQVFDTEPLPYAEQRIASAPGGGEVRALHVDVEAALLEYFEMFYNLGFAGRTLRRMGAIEFATTLAPGLRDVLLTGKIKECVGRTDSDGRHVYDAVVVDAPPTGRVVKFLDVTKALTDVAKTGPIRGQAEGVVRLLHSGETAVHLVTLLEEMPVRETLDAVAELDGADLRPGAVLVNRVRPPRLPAHSLSPAADGHVDADGIRAGLTSAGLDLPDSTVEALVAETVEHAIGIAAEQRSSEQLTEADLPTLRLPDLPGGVDVAGLYELADALVDQGVRL, from the coding sequence GTGACTCCCCTGCCTGGCTGGACCGACGAACTCACTCGGACCCGGCTGCACTTCGTCACCGGGAAGGGCGGAACGGGCAAGACGACGCTCGCGGCCTCTCTCGGGCTCGCACTCGCGCGCGGCGGGCGTCGCGTACTGCTCGTGGAGGTCGAGGGCAGGCAGGGCTTCGCCCAGGTCTTCGACACCGAGCCACTGCCGTACGCCGAACAGCGCATCGCGTCCGCGCCGGGAGGCGGCGAGGTCCGCGCGCTACACGTCGACGTCGAGGCCGCGTTGCTCGAATACTTCGAGATGTTCTACAACCTCGGCTTCGCGGGCCGCACGTTGCGCAGGATGGGCGCCATCGAGTTCGCCACCACGCTCGCCCCCGGCCTTCGTGACGTGCTGCTCACCGGAAAGATCAAGGAGTGCGTCGGGCGCACGGACTCCGACGGCAGACACGTCTACGACGCCGTGGTGGTCGACGCGCCGCCCACCGGCCGTGTGGTGAAGTTCCTGGACGTCACCAAGGCGCTGACCGACGTCGCCAAGACCGGCCCCATCCGCGGGCAGGCCGAGGGCGTGGTTCGCCTGCTGCACTCGGGGGAGACGGCGGTCCACCTCGTGACTCTGCTGGAGGAGATGCCGGTACGGGAGACCCTCGACGCGGTGGCCGAGCTCGACGGCGCCGACCTGCGTCCCGGTGCGGTGCTGGTCAACCGGGTCCGCCCTCCGCGCCTACCGGCGCACTCGCTGTCCCCCGCCGCCGACGGACACGTGGACGCGGACGGAATCCGCGCCGGCCTCACCTCGGCCGGGCTCGACCTGCCCGACTCCACCGTCGAGGCGCTCGTGGCCGAGACCGTGGAGCACGCCATCGGAATCGCCGCCGAACAGCGGTCGTCCGAACAACTCACCGAAGCCGACCTGCCCACACTCCGCCTCCCCGACCTGCCGGGCGGGGTGGACGTCGCGGGTCTGTACGAACTCGCCGACGCGCTGGTGGATCAGGGAGTGCGCCTGTGA